A region of the Halosolutus amylolyticus genome:
CTCGTTCCACCGGCCGTGAAAGATCGAGAACGAGGCGTTCTCGAAGGCGTTGGAGATCGCCCCCAGTACGATGAGCCCGGGGACGATAAAGAGGATGTAGTCGTAACCCGCGATCTGATCGATCCGGTTGCCGAGGATCACCCCGAAGACGGCGAAGTACAGCACGTTCGTGATCGCCGGCGGCATGAACGTGTTCTTGGGCCGACGGACGAACCGCAGGACTTCGCGCCGGAAGAGCGCGCGGAAGCCGACCGACAGCATCAGGCGACCCCCTCCTGTTCTCGCGTCCGTTCTTCGCCGCTCGTCGCGGTGTCACGACCGCCGTCCCCGTCGCTATCGTCCCCGCTCTCCACCGAGGACCGGGTGACGGTCCGATCGTCACGCTCGGTCAGATCGACGAAGATTTCCTCGAGCGACGTTCGAGAGATCTCGAGGTCGGCGATCTCGTATCCGCTCGCCTCGAGGTCGTTGAGCAGTCGCGGCGCGGTCGAACCGCCGTCGTCGACGCGGACCTCGAGCCGATCGCCCGAGAGCGTCGTTTCGTGTGCGTACGGGCCGAGGTCGGGTGCGGTCGCCGGCGGGGACTCGAGGCGGACGTCGACGGTGTCGGTCCCGCGTCCTTTCAGTTCGTCCGGGGTCGCGACGGTCACCTTCCGACCCTCGTTCACGATCGCGACGCGATCGCAGAGCCGTTCGGCCTCCTCGATGTAGTGCGTAGTGAGAAGAATCGTCGTCCCTTCCTCGTTGAGTTCGGTCACCAGTTCCCAGAGGTCGTGACGAAGCTGGACGTCGACGCCCGCAGTCGGCTCGTCGAGAATGAGCAGATCGGGGTCCGTAACGAGCGCCCGCGCGAGCAGGAGTCGGCGCTTCATCCCGCCGGAGAGCCAGTCGAACCGCTCGTGGCGCTTGTCGTAGATCCCGACGCGTTTGAGGGCCTCGTCGGCGCGATCGGCGGCCTCCGCCGTCGGAATCCCGTGGTAGCCGGCCTTGTGCATCAGCACCTCCTTGATCGGGAAGAAGCGATCGACGTTGAACTCCTGTGGCGCGAGCCCGATGGCGTCGCGGGCCTGCTGGTACTCGTCCTCGACGTCGTAGCCGAAGACCCGCGCCTCGCCGCCGGTCTTGCGGACGAGACCCACCAGCGTGTTGATGAACGTCGTCTTCCCAGCCCCGTTTGGGCCGAGCAGGCCGAAGAACTCGCCTTCCTCGACGGTCAACGATAGCTCCTGGAGGGCGCGGAGATCGCCGTACTCCTTCACCAGATCGACGGTCTCGATGGCCGGTGGCATCGGCCGGGAGTCGGCCCCGCCCGCGGTTAACGATGTCGGACTCGGAACTCGCGGTGTGGGTCGTGGCGAGCGTGTACAGTTCCGGGGGCGACGACGCTCGTACGGACTGCCGTCCGTCAGTTCCGACGCACCCGCGACGCGTCTGCGGTTGCGCCGGTATCTCGGTCCAGCAATCCGTCTCAGTCCGCGGCCCGCGGTCGTCCGGTCAGGTTCTCGGCACCGCTCTCCTGGACGATGTTCAGGGCCGTCATCAGGTCCGATCGCGAGATCAGCCCGACGAGGTCGCCGTCCTCGTTGGCCTGCGAACCGAACCGATCGTCCCCCCGATCGACGACCAGCAGTCGTCCGATGTTGTCCCTTTGCATGCGCTCGATCGCGGTCATCGCGTCCGAGTCGGCGGTGATCGTCTTCAGGTCGGTCGTCATCACGTCCGCGACGGTGAAAGCGTCGCGCTCGACGGGGTCGATCTCGCGGGCGTCGGTCAGCGTCACGAGGCCGACGAGTCGTTCGTCGCCCATCGAGGTGTCGATGACCGGGTAGCCGGTGTGACGCTCGGTGAACATCCGCTGGATCAGGTCCGCGACCGTCGTGTCCGGTTCGACGGTGTGGAGATCGACCGCGGGCGTCATAATGTCGCTGACGGTGACGTCCTGGAAGGCGGCTTTCATCGTCACCTGCTGGGCCTCGCTCGAGGCGGCGATGTAGACGAAGAAGGCGACGCCGATGAGGATGATGTTGAACGCGAGCAGGCCGAACAGGCCCATGAAGATCGCGAACAGTTTCCCGATGCTGGCGGCCTGCTGGGTCGCCTTGGCGTAGGGCTGTCCGCGGGCGAGCAGCGCCCGGAGGATCCGGCCGCCGTCCATCGGGAACGCGGGGATCATGTTGAAGATCGCGAGCGCGACGTTCAGGACGGCGAGATAGCCGAGCACGAACCGCGGACCGCCGAGTGACTCGGGCGTCACCGAAAAGAGCGCGAACGATCCGATCCCGACCAGCACGGAGACGATCGGGCCCGCGATGGCGATGGTGAACTCCTTTCGCCAGTCCTCGGGCATCTCCGAGAGGGCGGCGATTCCGCCGAACAGCCAGAGGGTGATGGAGTCGATCGGGAACCCGTACCGCTGGGCGGTCAGCGAGTGGCCGAGTTCGTGGAGGACGACCCCGACGAACAGGCCGACCGCGGCGGCGAACCCGAGGACCCACGGCATCGATCCGGCCGTGATGGATCCGACGTCGATCCCCGCGGCGAGGAACTCGTTTAGAATCTCGGCGACGTCTTCGATCTGGGCCCCGATGAGGTACGCGAACAGCGGGAGGACCAGCAAGAACGTGAGGTCGAGTTTGATCGGGATGCCGAACAGGGACCCGATCCGGAAACTCTTCATCATGTCGAATGCTATCGGTGGCGGAACCTTAAACACGCTGCTGCCACGGCCGGGGACGCCACTCCGTACGCCGCCAGTACCGCCGGTCAGTATCGTAGTCGCTATCACGCCGTTTCCCGTTCCGCTCGTTCTCGAAACGTCTGGGGCCGTCACCACGCTGCGATCGCCACGATCGCCGATCGGGGGGCGTGGCCGACCGCTGTCGGGCGATTTCCGCCCGTTCGTTCTCGAAAACGATCGTGATGTTTCAAATCGTGTAATAATATTCTTTATATGCTCTCGAAACGCCGTATCCATCACGATCGTTACTGATTGTTATCGCCGATACTCGGCTCCGAACTGCCTCCGGATGATCGCTCCCCTCGATCGTGTTGCCGATACGTAACGATGGAAAGGGCGATAGCTAAAGCCTTTACAGCTATAATACTCCTTCCTCATGCCGTGCGGTGTCCTGTCACGAGCCTGTGATAATTGCTCTCAATGCATATTAACACAATTATATCCTCTAGCCAATATCCACGTGATGCTACATAGATTTATACGGTAGATCGTGGTCGATGCGGGTACGATGATGGAACAAGAACTCGCAACTGACCACCTCGACCGCCTTCCCACCGAACTCGACTCGCCGCAGGCGAAACTCGTCTACCTCTATCTCGACGCGACCGGGGGCTCGACCGTCGCCGACCTGAAGGAGACGCTGGCGATGCAAAAGATCGCGATCCTGAGTGTTCTCGCGTCGCTCTCGAAGCAGGGCCTCGTCGCGAAAGAGGGCGAGACGTACGTCCCGATCGAGTGAATCGATCGCGGCTCCCGGCTGGAGACCGCCGGTCGGCGATCGACCGTGACCCCGATCCGATCGCGGCCCGGTTCGGCCCCCTGTCGACGCCCCACACGGCGACGCGGCGCTTCGAAGCCTTTATCCGAACGGTAGGCCTCCGTTTTCGTAAGTAACCACAACCATGTCCGACAAACCCGCCTCAATGTACCGGGAGATCAGTAAGCCGGCCTACACGCGCCGCGAATACATTACTGGAATCCCCGGATCGAAGATCGCACAGCACAAGATGGGCGACATCGGGGCCGACCCCGAGGACTACCCCGTCCAGATCAGCCTCGTCACCGAAGAGGAGGTCCAGATCCGTCACGGATCGCTCGAGGCCTCCCGTCTCTCGGCCAACCGGCACATGCTCAAGAACGCCGGCGAGGGCAACTACAAGATGATCCTGCGCAAGTTCCCCCACCACGTCATCCGGGAGAACAAGCAGGCGACGGGTGCGGGTGCGGACCGTGTTTCCGACGGGATGCGCCAGGCCTTCGGGAAGATCGTGGGCACCGCGGCCCGCATCGACGCCGGCGATCGCATCTTCACTGTCTGGTGTGACGTCGACGACGCCGAACACGCCAAGGAAGCGTTCCGCCGCGCCTACAACAAGATCACGCCGCCGTGCCGCGTCGTCGTCGAGAAGGGCGAAGAGAAACTGATCGCATAAAACGAAGTTTTGCTCTGTGGGCGCGGCGAAGCCGCGCCCTCGGCAAAAATTCGATTAAAAGCCTCTTTCCGCTCACTCGTTCCTGGTAGTCACTCGTTCACATCAGTCGTCGGCCCGCTCGCTCTCTGCGATCGCTCGCGATCGGTGACGGTATGATCGCCTGCCTTTCCCCGGATCGCGCGCCTCTCGCGTCTGCTCGAGCCGTGCTCCCGGCCGTTGTCCTGCGCTGTCTCCACGCGTCTCGACTATAGTAGCCACTGAAACGATTTACACACTGATCGCAAAGCTGTCCTGCGATCAGGTGTGCATTGACTTTCAGTGGCTACTATAGCTTTTTGCCCCTCCCATCCCGAGTCCCGGGTATGATCGATCTCGCGGTCGCGAACGACCAGGAGACGTTCCAGCGAATGCGCGAGCCGCTGTCCGATCGGGGCATCCGGGCCCACCACGTCCCCCTGAGCGAGCGGACGGTGCCGCTGGGCGAGGACGCCCCGTGGTCGGCGGACGACTACGACGTCGGGTTCGTCTACCCGGGTCGCATGATGGAGGGTGGCGTGGGCGACGCGATTCTCGACGTGCCGTGGCTCAACGATCGCGACGCCGTACTCACGTCGCGGAACAAGGCCGAAGTGATCGCGCGACTCGATCGGGCCGGGCTTCCGGTGCCGGAGTCGGTGTACGTCTCGAACGACGTCGGCGAGGACGAACTCGCGCGGGTCTTCGATCGGTTCGACCCGCCGGTCGTCGTCAAACCGAACTCGACGACTCGCGGGGTGGGCGTGGCGAAGGCCCACGACCTCGATTCCTTTCTGGGCATCTGTGATTACCTCTCGCTGGTGCACGACTACCGGGCCACCGGCGATCGATCGTTTCTCGTCCAGGAGTACCTCCCCGACGCGACCGACTACCGGGTGATGCTGGTCGAGGGCGAGTACGTCGGGGCGGTCGAGCGTCGCCTCCCCGAGGACGCGGTACGGGAGGGCCAGTGGAAACACAACGTCCACCGCGGGGCCGAGGCGACCGGCGTCGACCTCCCCGCGGCGTGGCGCGAAATCGCCGCGGCCGTCGCGGCCGAACTCGAGATTCCGTTCCTCGGCGTCGACCTCCTCGTGACGGACGACGCCGTCGTGGTCAACGAGACGAACGCCCGGCCGACGATCGATACCGCCACGAAGTACGAACCGGACTTCTACGATCGGCTGGCAGGGGCGATACGCACGGCTTCGGAGCGGTAGTTGGAGTCGAAACGACGGGACTGCGACCGCGACGCGACTGCGTTACTCGAGACTGATTCCGGAGGACTGTTCGGCCGGGTCGAAGACGACTTCGAGGACGCCGTTGTTGTAGGTCGCGGCGGCGGTGTGTTCGTTGACGCGTTTCGGGAGCGAGACGCGTTCGTCGTACTGGCGGTGGCTACTTTCCGCGGAGATGGTCAGGGTCTTACCGTCGCACTCGAGTTCGATGTTGTCCTTCTCGACGCCCGGGAGGTCCGCCACCACACGGACCTCGTCGTCGGTCTCGTGGATCGAGACGTGGGTGTCCATCCCGAAGCCGTTGTCCACGTTGCTCGAGGACTCGAAGTCGACGTTGTCGGCCCCGTTCATCATCTCGTTCATCATCCGCTCGATCTCGCGAAACAGATCGTCGAAGGGTTCGTCGCGGTCGTCTCGGCGCATGCTCGTCACTAGTGGACCGTGGTGCAAAAACTTTCTGTCGTCGCTAGTTGTTATCGGCGGGTCCGATCGACGACTCCGTCACGGATTTCGTCGGCGGGATCGATTCCGTTCGATCGCGAGTCTCGTCGGCGGGATCGATTCCGGTCCGCCGGAATCCGTGACAGGATCCTGGCAGTTCAGAGTCCGACGCCGAGGGTCTCGTTCGTCGTCTCGATACTCTCCGCGGCGTCGGCCGCGCCGAGGACGGCCCGGATCGCGTCCACGTTCTCCGGCACGACGTCGCTCTCCTGGTGGATGCCCTGGAACAGGTACAGGTCCCGGCCGACGGTCGAGATCGACTCCTCCCAGATCGCGTTCTCCCAGATGTCTCCCCGCGGGCGACCCGCGTCAAGCGCGTACTCCTTGAGTTTGCCGCTGCCGTCGATCGACATCCGCTCGGGGATCAGGAACAGGCGCGATTCCTCGGCGAACAACTCGCGGACGTCAGCGGCGTCGACCTCCTCTTCGAGGGTGACGTTCAGGCTGTGCATGTGCATCAGCGTCGCGGGCACCTTCATCCCCAGCGTGTCGATGTCGAGGTCCGGGAAGATGGTCTCGACGTCGGGCCCGTGGTGGGAGGGGATCGTCACCGGGTTCGGCAGGATGTCGTTGATCGGGCCCCGGGAGGTCTGGCCGGGGTCGCCGCCGCGACGGACGAGCGTCGCGCGGACCTTCTCGACGCCGTAGGCCTCCCGCAGGGGAGCGACCACCCGCGAGAGCCCGGTCGTGTTACAGGAGACGACACGGACGTGGTCGGCCCCGGTCGCGTCCTCGTAGTTCGATCGGGCGTTGAAGCTGACGTCCGCGACGTCGGCGTCTTCGCCGCCCTGGTAGAGCGCGGGCGTGTCGTACTCCTCGTAGAGCGATTTGTTCTCGGCACCGATCCCCGACGGCGTGGCGTCGACGACGACGTCGGCCTCGGCCACGAGGTCCTCGACCGGGCCGGCGATCTCGAGCCCCGCCTCGGCGAACAGTTCCGCACGTTCCTCGACGGCCGCGTAGAGCGGGAACCCCTTCTCGACGGCCGTTTCGGCCTCGAAGTTGGGGCGGGTCTTCGCGACGCCGAGGGCCTCCATGTCGGGCTGTTGTCGCACGGCGTCCGCGACGCGTTTGCCGATCGTCCCGTAGCCGTTGACGGCGACCTGAATCATGTATCGGGGAGTCCACTACCGAGGGGGATAACCGTTTCGAGGCTTCGCGATCGATTTTAACTCGCAGGAGAGTTTTACGCGGGTTCTCGTACACGTTCGGCCGCTCTCGAATCGCCGGTACCGGTGTTGAACTTTATACGATATCGCGCCCAGAAAGACGGGCATGGTCGAGGTCGACTGGGAAACGGACAGGCGTGAGGGGGTGACGTTCGTGACTGCCACCGTCACGAACACGCAGACGACGCCACAGCGCGTCCGTCTCGAGAGCCGTCTCGACGGGCCGACGTGGCCGCCCCGACGGGACGGGGTCACGGCACCCGAGTGGCGCGACGACGTCTGGGAAGCGACCGTCGAACCGGGGCACCGTCGCGGCGTCGGCTTCGCGAGTCCGGCAGCGCCGACGGACCCGCCGGTCGAGATCGTCGACGTGGCCCGCGAATCGGACGATACGGAGCGGACGGCCGACGAGGTGCTCGCCACGCTGGACGAGTGGGCGCCGACCAGCGACGTGCTCACGCCGGGGCCATGATCGTCGCCGTCACCGGCGGGAAGGGCGGCGTCGGCAAGTCGACGGTCTCACTGAACCTCGGACGGGAACTCGACGCCGTGGTCGTCGACGCCGACCTCGCGACGGCCGATCTTCCTCGGGGGAACGGCCCCGACCTCCACGACGTCCTCGCGGGACGTGCGAACCCGCTCGCGGCCGTCGAGCGGATCGGCCCGGTCCGATTTCTCCCCTGCGGTCGCACCCTCGCCGGTGCCCGCGCGGCCGATCTGACGGAACTGACACGCGTCGTCGATCGCCTCGAGCGGGAGTGTGGCCGCGTCGTCGTCGACTGTCCGGCGGGGCTGGCACGCGACGTCGGCATCCAGCTCGAGAGTGCCCACGTCGCGGTGCTCGTGACGACGCCCACCGAACCCGCGCTCGTGGACGCACTCCGGGTCCGAGAGGTCGCCCTCGATCTCGACACGCCGATCGCGTCGGTCGTCCTCAACAGGGCCAGTTCGGGCGA
Encoded here:
- a CDS encoding Hsp20/alpha crystallin family protein — translated: MRRDDRDEPFDDLFREIERMMNEMMNGADNVDFESSSNVDNGFGMDTHVSIHETDDEVRVVADLPGVEKDNIELECDGKTLTISAESSHRQYDERVSLPKRVNEHTAAATYNNGVLEVVFDPAEQSSGISLE
- a CDS encoding ATP-grasp domain-containing protein, with amino-acid sequence MIDLAVANDQETFQRMREPLSDRGIRAHHVPLSERTVPLGEDAPWSADDYDVGFVYPGRMMEGGVGDAILDVPWLNDRDAVLTSRNKAEVIARLDRAGLPVPESVYVSNDVGEDELARVFDRFDPPVVVKPNSTTRGVGVAKAHDLDSFLGICDYLSLVHDYRATGDRSFLVQEYLPDATDYRVMLVEGEYVGAVERRLPEDAVREGQWKHNVHRGAEATGVDLPAAWREIAAAVAAELEIPFLGVDLLVTDDAVVVNETNARPTIDTATKYEPDFYDRLAGAIRTASER
- a CDS encoding type II glyceraldehyde-3-phosphate dehydrogenase, whose amino-acid sequence is MIQVAVNGYGTIGKRVADAVRQQPDMEALGVAKTRPNFEAETAVEKGFPLYAAVEERAELFAEAGLEIAGPVEDLVAEADVVVDATPSGIGAENKSLYEEYDTPALYQGGEDADVADVSFNARSNYEDATGADHVRVVSCNTTGLSRVVAPLREAYGVEKVRATLVRRGGDPGQTSRGPINDILPNPVTIPSHHGPDVETIFPDLDIDTLGMKVPATLMHMHSLNVTLEEEVDAADVRELFAEESRLFLIPERMSIDGSGKLKEYALDAGRPRGDIWENAIWEESISTVGRDLYLFQGIHQESDVVPENVDAIRAVLGAADAAESIETTNETLGVGL
- a CDS encoding 50S ribosomal protein L16, which encodes MSDKPASMYREISKPAYTRREYITGIPGSKIAQHKMGDIGADPEDYPVQISLVTEEEVQIRHGSLEASRLSANRHMLKNAGEGNYKMILRKFPHHVIRENKQATGAGADRVSDGMRQAFGKIVGTAARIDAGDRIFTVWCDVDDAEHAKEAFRRAYNKITPPCRVVVEKGEEKLIA
- a CDS encoding MinD/ParA family ATP-binding protein — protein: MIVAVTGGKGGVGKSTVSLNLGRELDAVVVDADLATADLPRGNGPDLHDVLAGRANPLAAVERIGPVRFLPCGRTLAGARAADLTELTRVVDRLERECGRVVVDCPAGLARDVGIQLESAHVAVLVTTPTEPALVDALRVREVALDLDTPIASVVLNRASSGENESLAARVERELGATTAVIEERPAVDEAMAQWRPVRDVHPDCAAIEAFETVARAIERCERRLSGRIGVL
- a CDS encoding ABC transporter ATP-binding protein yields the protein MPPAIETVDLVKEYGDLRALQELSLTVEEGEFFGLLGPNGAGKTTFINTLVGLVRKTGGEARVFGYDVEDEYQQARDAIGLAPQEFNVDRFFPIKEVLMHKAGYHGIPTAEAADRADEALKRVGIYDKRHERFDWLSGGMKRRLLLARALVTDPDLLILDEPTAGVDVQLRHDLWELVTELNEEGTTILLTTHYIEEAERLCDRVAIVNEGRKVTVATPDELKGRGTDTVDVRLESPPATAPDLGPYAHETTLSGDRLEVRVDDGGSTAPRLLNDLEASGYEIADLEISRTSLEEIFVDLTERDDRTVTRSSVESGDDSDGDGGRDTATSGEERTREQEGVA
- a CDS encoding MarR family transcriptional regulator, coding for MMEQELATDHLDRLPTELDSPQAKLVYLYLDATGGSTVADLKETLAMQKIAILSVLASLSKQGLVAKEGETYVPIE
- a CDS encoding site-2 protease family protein, which translates into the protein MKSFRIGSLFGIPIKLDLTFLLVLPLFAYLIGAQIEDVAEILNEFLAAGIDVGSITAGSMPWVLGFAAAVGLFVGVVLHELGHSLTAQRYGFPIDSITLWLFGGIAALSEMPEDWRKEFTIAIAGPIVSVLVGIGSFALFSVTPESLGGPRFVLGYLAVLNVALAIFNMIPAFPMDGGRILRALLARGQPYAKATQQAASIGKLFAIFMGLFGLLAFNIILIGVAFFVYIAASSEAQQVTMKAAFQDVTVSDIMTPAVDLHTVEPDTTVADLIQRMFTERHTGYPVIDTSMGDERLVGLVTLTDAREIDPVERDAFTVADVMTTDLKTITADSDAMTAIERMQRDNIGRLLVVDRGDDRFGSQANEDGDLVGLISRSDLMTALNIVQESGAENLTGRPRAAD